A region from the Spiroplasma taiwanense CT-1 genome encodes:
- the rpoC gene encoding DNA-directed RNA polymerase subunit beta', whose product MRNQNKRMIKIELASPDVIRSWSRGEVTKPETINYKTLKTEKEGLFDERIFGPTRNYECSCGKYKKVKNKGKICERCGVEITESIVRRERMGHIELEEPVTHIWMLKVAPSRIASILDLKTKEVEEVVYFVSYIVLDPGNSKYLKKGQVLDLGNAKATIKTRERLTKTLEDIKNNLDADTFAWKRVDNLLNQLKSTQIPFSMDEAATFISRHINAKFGIGASAIEELLKGIDLDKEIGKIKEDLKEKKGSTEQNKMMKRLEVLDSLKKSNSRPEWMVLHVIPVIPPDIRPIIQLDGGRFTTSEINDLYRRIIIRNERLKKVKLMGAPSIIVNNEKRMLQEAVDALLDNERKPRPVTGKDKRALKSLTSILKGKQGRFRQNLLGKRVDYSGRSVIAIGPDLKMYQAGIPRDMAITLFKPFVIRRLQEKNLAENVKVAEKMILTNDSKVWDVLEEVIKDRPVLLNRAPTLHRLGIQAFEPKLVKGKAIRLHPLVTTAFNADFDGDQMAIHLPISDEAVAEARALMLGSKAILGPKDGKPIVTPTQDMILGNYYITTEEKSSSSNVINGQATIFSSTEEVKIAYETDSVSLNAIVAIPVCELKNKMFEKADEDKFLITTVGKILFNQMFVEEFPWIINSNINNAEKEVKNFLVDANTDIRKYIEEEYKIQQPIKKKELSLIIERYFKIFGAQKTAQMLDNMKDLGFKFSSKSGTTISAADVVAYTEKFEEFKVADERVAKITEFYNMGMLTKTEKKRRVINVWSSVKDKIQGRLEEVLRKDLKNPVFVMADSGARGNVSNFTQLVGMRGLMNDPKGDIKEIPIKSSFREGLTVSEYFISTHGARKGMADVALKTADSGYLTRRLVDISQEIIVTEDDCKATKGFEVHSIIETKHDNIIVPLKDRLVGRFTFEDVLDKSNNLIVEANTLISSKIADQIITAHIDEITIRTVLTCDTNRGVCRKCYGVNLATGQVVTLGEPVGVIAAQSIGEPGTQLTMRTFHTGGVAGGADITQGLPRIKELLDVTTPKGSIAIISQIDGVVKETKEEEGIITILVVSDQDERRYKSQYGAILRVHEGEHVTRGQKLTEGAINIKELLEVARLEDVQNYILKEVQKVYRLQGIEISDKYIEIIVKQMLNKVKIIDSGETDLLPGEIISSRTFRAEVKKAILAGKKPPLAKHVIFGIKKAPLESDSWLSSASFQDTARVLVKAVIKGKVDKLEGLKENIMLGNLIPAGTGLTGSAEIIKLGKETYDSEY is encoded by the coding sequence ATGAGAAATCAAAATAAAAGAATGATTAAAATTGAATTAGCTTCTCCTGATGTGATTAGAAGTTGATCTCGTGGTGAGGTAACAAAACCAGAAACAATAAACTATAAAACTTTGAAAACAGAAAAAGAAGGTTTATTTGATGAAAGAATTTTTGGACCAACAAGAAATTATGAGTGTAGTTGTGGTAAATACAAAAAAGTAAAAAATAAGGGAAAAATATGTGAACGTTGTGGTGTTGAAATAACAGAATCTATTGTTAGACGTGAGCGTATGGGTCATATTGAACTTGAAGAACCAGTAACACATATATGAATGTTAAAAGTGGCACCTTCAAGAATTGCTTCAATTTTAGATTTGAAAACAAAAGAAGTTGAAGAAGTGGTTTATTTTGTAAGTTACATTGTATTAGATCCAGGTAATTCAAAATACTTAAAAAAAGGACAAGTTTTGGATTTGGGTAATGCAAAAGCAACTATTAAAACTAGAGAAAGACTGACAAAAACTTTAGAAGATATTAAAAATAATTTAGATGCAGATACTTTTGCTTGAAAAAGAGTAGATAATTTATTAAATCAACTTAAATCAACTCAAATTCCTTTTTCAATGGATGAGGCTGCAACATTTATTTCAAGGCATATTAATGCAAAATTTGGAATTGGTGCAAGTGCTATTGAAGAATTATTAAAGGGAATTGATCTTGATAAGGAAATTGGAAAAATAAAAGAAGATTTAAAAGAGAAAAAAGGTTCAACTGAACAAAATAAAATGATGAAAAGACTAGAAGTACTTGATTCATTAAAAAAATCAAATTCAAGACCTGAATGAATGGTATTACATGTAATACCAGTAATTCCACCAGATATTAGACCAATTATTCAATTGGATGGTGGACGTTTTACAACTTCAGAAATTAATGATTTATATAGAAGAATTATAATAAGAAATGAACGTTTAAAAAAAGTTAAATTGATGGGTGCTCCAAGTATTATCGTTAATAATGAAAAACGTATGTTACAAGAAGCTGTTGATGCTTTACTAGATAATGAACGTAAACCAAGACCAGTAACTGGTAAGGATAAACGTGCTTTAAAATCTTTAACTTCAATTTTAAAAGGAAAACAAGGAAGGTTCCGTCAAAACCTTTTAGGAAAACGTGTTGATTATTCAGGACGTTCTGTTATTGCAATTGGTCCAGATTTAAAAATGTATCAAGCAGGTATTCCAAGAGATATGGCAATAACTTTATTCAAACCATTTGTAATAAGGAGACTTCAAGAAAAAAATTTAGCAGAAAATGTTAAAGTTGCTGAGAAAATGATATTGACAAATGATTCAAAAGTTTGAGATGTATTAGAAGAGGTCATAAAAGATAGACCAGTTTTATTAAACCGTGCTCCTACTTTACACCGTTTAGGTATTCAAGCTTTTGAACCTAAATTAGTTAAGGGTAAAGCTATAAGACTTCATCCCTTAGTAACTACTGCATTTAATGCCGATTTTGATGGAGATCAAATGGCTATACATTTACCAATAAGCGATGAAGCAGTTGCAGAAGCAAGAGCATTAATGCTTGGTTCAAAAGCAATTTTAGGTCCTAAAGATGGTAAACCTATTGTTACTCCAACTCAGGATATGATTTTAGGAAATTATTATATTACAACTGAGGAAAAATCTTCATCAAGTAATGTAATCAATGGGCAGGCTACTATATTTTCAAGTACAGAGGAAGTAAAAATTGCTTATGAAACTGATTCAGTTTCACTAAATGCAATTGTTGCAATACCTGTTTGCGAATTAAAAAATAAAATGTTTGAAAAGGCAGATGAGGATAAATTTTTAATTACAACAGTTGGTAAAATTTTATTTAATCAAATGTTTGTTGAAGAATTCCCCTGAATTATTAATTCAAATATTAATAATGCAGAAAAAGAAGTAAAGAATTTTTTAGTAGATGCAAATACTGATATTAGAAAATATATTGAGGAAGAATATAAAATTCAACAACCAATTAAGAAAAAGGAATTATCTTTAATTATTGAAAGATACTTTAAAATATTCGGAGCTCAAAAAACTGCCCAAATGCTTGATAATATGAAAGATTTAGGATTTAAATTTTCTTCAAAATCAGGAACAACAATAAGCGCAGCTGATGTTGTTGCCTATACTGAGAAATTTGAAGAATTTAAAGTTGCAGATGAAAGAGTTGCAAAAATTACAGAATTCTACAATATGGGAATGTTAACAAAAACAGAAAAAAAACGTAGAGTAATTAATGTATGATCATCTGTAAAAGATAAAATTCAAGGTAGACTTGAAGAAGTTTTAAGAAAAGATTTAAAAAATCCAGTTTTTGTTATGGCAGATAGTGGTGCTCGTGGTAATGTTTCTAACTTTACTCAACTTGTTGGTATGAGGGGTCTTATGAATGACCCTAAAGGGGATATTAAAGAAATTCCAATTAAATCATCATTCCGTGAAGGTTTAACAGTTTCTGAATATTTCATTTCTACTCATGGTGCAAGAAAAGGTATGGCTGACGTTGCTTTAAAAACAGCTGACTCAGGTTATCTTACAAGAAGACTTGTTGATATTTCTCAAGAAATTATAGTAACTGAAGATGATTGTAAAGCTACAAAAGGTTTTGAAGTGCACTCAATTATCGAAACAAAACATGATAATATAATTGTTCCATTGAAAGATAGATTAGTTGGACGTTTTACTTTTGAAGATGTACTTGATAAATCAAATAATTTAATTGTAGAAGCAAATACATTAATTTCTTCAAAAATTGCAGATCAAATTATTACTGCTCATATTGATGAAATTACAATTAGAACAGTTTTAACTTGCGATACAAATAGAGGAGTTTGTAGAAAATGTTATGGTGTTAACTTAGCAACAGGTCAGGTTGTAACATTAGGTGAACCAGTTGGAGTTATTGCAGCTCAATCAATTGGTGAACCAGGAACACAACTTACAATGCGTACTTTCCATACAGGAGGAGTTGCTGGTGGGGCTGATATAACTCAAGGACTTCCACGTATTAAGGAACTTCTGGACGTTACAACACCAAAAGGGTCAATTGCTATAATTTCCCAAATTGATGGTGTTGTAAAAGAAACAAAAGAAGAAGAAGGAATTATTACAATTTTAGTAGTTTCTGATCAAGATGAAAGAAGATATAAATCACAATATGGAGCTATATTACGTGTACATGAAGGTGAACATGTAACTAGAGGTCAAAAATTAACTGAAGGTGCTATAAATATTAAAGAACTATTGGAAGTTGCAAGACTTGAAGATGTTCAAAATTATATTTTAAAGGAAGTACAAAAAGTTTATCGTTTACAAGGAATTGAAATATCAGATAAATATATTGAAATAATTGTTAAACAAATGTTAAATAAAGTAAAAATAATTGATTCAGGAGAAACTGACTTATTACCAGGTGAAATTATTTCTTCAAGAACATTTAGAGCTGAGGTTAAAAAAGCAATTTTAGCTGGAAAAAAACCTCCACTTGCAAAACATGTTATCTTTGGTATTAAAAAAGCTCCTCTGGAATCTGATTCATGATTATCAAGTGCTTCTTTCCAAGATACTGCAAGAGTTCTTGTAAAAGCAGTTATTAAAGGAAAAGTAGATAAGCTAGAAGGTTTAAAAGAAAACATTATGCTTGGAAACTTAATTCCCGCAGGAACAGGATTGACTGGAAGTGCTGAAATAATTAAATTAGGTAAAGAAACTTACGATTCAGAATATTAA
- the upp gene encoding uracil phosphoribosyltransferase codes for MSFTVIKHPLILDKLTRMRKIETASKDFRENLNEISQLMVYEIFRDVPLQEIDIKTPVIEAKGYTIDMPVVLIPIIRAGLGMTEGIQRLVPTSRIAHVGLYRNEETLEPVQYFAKKTSDIEKSYVIVVDPMLATGGSASKAISIAKNWGAKQIKFVCLVAVQKGVDKILNDHPDVEIYSASLDPILNEQGYIVPGLGDAGDRIFGTK; via the coding sequence ATGTCATTTACGGTTATAAAACATCCATTAATTTTAGATAAATTAACAAGAATGAGAAAAATAGAAACAGCATCGAAGGATTTTAGGGAAAACTTAAATGAAATTAGTCAATTAATGGTATATGAAATTTTTAGAGATGTACCATTACAAGAAATCGATATTAAAACTCCAGTTATTGAAGCAAAAGGTTATACAATTGATATGCCTGTTGTTTTGATTCCCATAATTAGAGCTGGATTAGGAATGACTGAGGGAATACAAAGGTTAGTTCCAACATCAAGAATTGCGCATGTTGGTCTTTATAGAAATGAAGAAACATTAGAGCCAGTGCAGTATTTTGCAAAAAAAACTAGTGATATTGAAAAAAGTTACGTTATTGTTGTTGATCCAATGTTGGCAACAGGTGGTAGTGCTTCAAAAGCAATTTCAATTGCAAAAAATTGAGGAGCCAAACAAATAAAATTTGTTTGTTTAGTTGCTGTACAAAAAGGAGTGGACAAAATATTGAATGACCATCCTGATGTTGAAATTTATTCAGCTAGTCTAGATCCAATTTTAAATGAACAAGGTTATATAGTTCCTGGCTTAGGTGATGCTGGTGACAGAATATTTGGTACCAAATAG
- a CDS encoding LemA family protein — MIAPNKKNNINDNADTRVKVNFFSKLIWYLFFILIIPIIIHIVNLNSIKRIEVKVNEAESGIDVQLKRRRDTLLKLMESVEGIINFEKETLTQITNMRMGGGVPEMIKNNKIMDKASRDFMIQVENYPNLKSSEVIQTMMDSINDIEENIAASRRIYNSNVSIFNQKIVAWPANVAASLMKAKIKYFFEITEEDRQDVEIKF, encoded by the coding sequence ATGATAGCACCTAACAAAAAAAATAATATAAATGATAATGCAGACACAAGAGTAAAAGTAAATTTTTTTAGTAAACTTATTTGGTATTTATTTTTTATCCTTATTATTCCAATTATAATACATATTGTTAATCTTAACTCTATTAAAAGAATTGAAGTAAAAGTTAACGAAGCAGAATCAGGTATTGATGTTCAATTGAAAAGAAGAAGGGATACTCTTTTAAAATTAATGGAATCTGTAGAAGGAATTATTAATTTTGAAAAAGAAACATTAACTCAAATAACAAATATGAGAATGGGTGGTGGAGTTCCAGAAATGATTAAAAATAACAAAATAATGGATAAAGCGTCTAGAGATTTTATGATACAAGTTGAAAACTATCCAAATCTTAAATCTTCAGAAGTTATTCAAACAATGATGGATTCAATTAATGATATTGAAGAAAATATTGCAGCTTCAAGAAGAATTTATAATTCAAATGTAAGTATTTTTAATCAGAAAATTGTAGCTTGACCAGCAAATGTAGCAGCTTCTTTAATGAAGGCAAAAATTAAATACTTTTTTGAAATAACTGAGGAAGACAGGCAAGATGTTGAAATTAAATTTTAA
- the rpoB gene encoding DNA-directed RNA polymerase subunit beta, whose amino-acid sequence MSYKIKKINALVERRDYAKVSGDLELPNLIELQTDTFKWFKEKGINEVFDEVFPVASTDGDIMLTLSDWEFREPRLSIVKAKEESKIYEAPIYANLSLTIHMEDVEIFKEEISGSMETFLKGWLQEKVESTAVEFKNGKDQLYFFEFKSKTGEKDSIQIEIKDEKEELYLANIDIYKTGEVFFGEFPLMTDRGTFIINGSEKVVVSQLVRSPGSYFKEEMNRKNGEMIYFADIIPSRGTWLEFELDSKKSLDNKISNVFYVKIDKSRKTTATSLLTAFKMQKDEILDLFDNNEVLTSSYEIDTLSGDLDIDFENQVQEIYKKIRQGETATPDGASKYLYGLLFDKRKYDLTKAGRFKLQQKLSVKNRLIGRVLAEDIVDVNGKIAFEKGTEITKDIHEEVERVLDNGAMIKKINFNDVIVSGKELQVVKVYKDNDLRDETATIIGITKNSKDEFINIPDIIASISYAINLMDGIGEIDDIDHLGNRRVRTVGELLQNQFRIGMMRIEKNVREKLATSNPFKMKPSSIINNKPLTAIIGEFFNLSQLSQFMDQTNPLAELTNKRRLTALGPGGLSRDRAALEVRDVHPSHYGRICPIETPEGPNIGLINNLSTYAKINEYGFIETPYRKVRNKQVILGKYEYLTADKEKEYVVAEANIKMSEDGTILDDQVIARYRGDDIMVNPADVDYVDVSPKQIVSIATSCIPFLENDDANRALMGANMQRQAVPLINPESPIVGTGVEFEAARDSGDAVVATQDGIVKYVDSKKITIEQKDGIKIYDLNDFSRSNNGTAITHLPIVKIGDKVKARDILADGPSMENGELALGQNVVVAFTTWNGYNYEDAVIVSERIVIDDRFTSIHIDEYTIERRQTKQGPEEVTRDIPNISEASKKHLDEDGIVAIGAEVKVGDILVGKVTPKSQTQLSPEDKLLHAIFGEKSRNVKDNSLRVPNGGEGIIKSIKRFSRADGHDLPADILEIIKVYVVQKRKIQEGDKMAGRHGNKGVISKILPIEDMPHMEDGTPVDIMLNPQGVPSRMNIGQVLEIHLGMAAKKLGLKINTPVFEGVKEKELLEIMEEAGMDNYGKVILIDGKTGEPFDKPISVGVMYMLKLSHMVDDKLHTRNIGPYSLITQQPLGGKAQNGGQRFGEMEVWALEAYGAAYTLREILTIKSDDIKGRIKTYESIVRSKPIPKPGIPESFNVLTKEIMGLGFDMHMIDEEGNKVQINAYDDNDIDVDIENSLDDTAISFNVSDLEDFSETGEDDEIIFDDEIEEME is encoded by the coding sequence ATGAGTTACAAAATAAAAAAAATCAATGCATTAGTTGAAAGACGTGATTATGCTAAAGTTTCGGGTGATTTAGAATTACCAAATTTAATTGAATTACAAACAGATACTTTTAAATGATTTAAAGAAAAAGGAATTAATGAGGTATTTGATGAAGTATTTCCGGTTGCGTCAACTGATGGAGATATAATGCTTACTTTAAGCGATTGAGAATTTAGAGAACCTAGATTATCAATAGTTAAGGCAAAAGAAGAGTCAAAAATATATGAAGCTCCAATTTATGCTAATTTGTCATTAACAATACATATGGAAGATGTAGAAATATTTAAGGAAGAAATTTCAGGTTCTATGGAAACTTTCTTAAAAGGTTGACTTCAAGAGAAGGTTGAATCTACTGCTGTTGAATTTAAAAATGGTAAAGATCAACTTTATTTTTTTGAGTTTAAAAGTAAAACAGGTGAAAAAGATTCAATTCAAATTGAAATTAAAGATGAAAAAGAAGAACTATATTTAGCAAATATAGATATTTATAAAACAGGGGAGGTATTCTTTGGTGAATTCCCATTAATGACTGATAGAGGAACATTTATCATAAATGGTAGTGAAAAAGTTGTTGTTTCACAGCTTGTTCGTTCTCCAGGTAGTTATTTTAAAGAAGAAATGAATCGTAAAAATGGAGAAATGATATACTTTGCAGATATTATCCCTTCAAGAGGAACATGATTAGAATTTGAATTAGATTCAAAAAAAAGTCTTGATAACAAAATTTCTAATGTATTCTATGTAAAAATTGATAAATCAAGAAAAACAACAGCAACAAGTCTTTTAACTGCGTTTAAAATGCAAAAAGATGAAATTTTAGATTTATTTGATAATAATGAAGTATTAACTTCAAGTTATGAAATTGATACTTTAAGTGGAGATTTAGATATTGATTTTGAAAATCAAGTTCAAGAAATTTATAAAAAAATTCGTCAAGGTGAAACAGCAACACCAGATGGTGCAAGTAAATATTTGTACGGACTTTTATTTGATAAAAGAAAGTATGATTTAACAAAAGCTGGAAGATTTAAATTGCAACAAAAATTATCAGTTAAAAATAGATTAATTGGAAGAGTTTTAGCAGAAGACATAGTTGATGTAAACGGCAAAATAGCTTTTGAAAAAGGAACAGAGATTACAAAAGATATTCACGAAGAAGTTGAAAGAGTCCTTGATAATGGAGCAATGATTAAAAAAATTAATTTTAATGATGTAATTGTTTCAGGAAAAGAATTACAAGTAGTAAAAGTTTATAAGGATAATGATCTAAGAGATGAAACAGCAACAATAATAGGAATTACAAAAAATTCAAAAGATGAATTTATTAATATTCCAGATATTATTGCTTCAATTTCTTATGCAATTAATTTAATGGATGGAATTGGTGAAATTGATGATATTGATCATTTAGGAAATAGACGTGTCAGAACTGTTGGTGAATTATTACAAAATCAATTTAGAATTGGTATGATGCGTATTGAAAAAAATGTTAGAGAGAAACTAGCAACATCAAATCCATTTAAAATGAAACCGTCAAGTATTATTAATAACAAACCATTAACTGCAATTATTGGAGAGTTTTTTAATTTGTCACAATTGTCACAATTTATGGACCAAACAAATCCACTTGCAGAACTAACAAATAAACGTAGATTAACAGCTCTTGGACCTGGTGGTTTAAGTAGAGATAGAGCAGCACTTGAAGTTCGTGACGTTCACCCTTCTCATTATGGTAGAATTTGCCCAATTGAAACTCCTGAGGGCCCAAATATAGGATTAATAAATAACTTATCAACATATGCAAAAATTAATGAATACGGTTTTATTGAAACTCCATATAGAAAAGTTAGAAATAAACAAGTTATTTTGGGAAAATATGAATATTTAACTGCTGATAAAGAAAAAGAATATGTAGTTGCAGAAGCAAATATTAAAATGTCAGAGGATGGGACAATTTTAGATGATCAAGTTATTGCGCGTTATAGAGGTGATGATATAATGGTAAATCCTGCAGATGTTGACTATGTTGACGTTTCTCCAAAACAAATTGTTTCAATTGCTACATCATGTATTCCCTTTTTGGAAAATGATGATGCTAACCGTGCCTTGATGGGTGCTAATATGCAACGTCAAGCTGTACCGTTAATTAATCCAGAATCTCCAATTGTTGGAACAGGTGTTGAATTTGAAGCTGCACGTGATTCAGGAGATGCTGTTGTTGCAACACAAGATGGTATTGTTAAATATGTTGATTCAAAGAAAATAACAATTGAACAAAAAGATGGAATAAAAATTTATGACTTAAATGATTTTAGCCGTTCAAATAATGGAACTGCAATTACTCATTTACCAATTGTTAAAATTGGAGATAAAGTAAAAGCAAGAGATATTTTAGCTGATGGTCCATCAATGGAAAATGGGGAATTAGCATTAGGGCAAAATGTAGTTGTTGCTTTTACAACTTGAAATGGTTATAACTATGAGGATGCTGTTATAGTTTCTGAACGTATTGTAATTGATGATAGATTTACCTCAATTCATATTGATGAATATACTATTGAAAGAAGACAAACAAAACAAGGTCCTGAAGAAGTTACAAGAGATATTCCAAATATTTCAGAAGCAAGTAAAAAGCATTTAGATGAAGACGGAATCGTTGCGATCGGTGCTGAAGTTAAAGTTGGAGATATTTTAGTAGGAAAAGTTACTCCTAAATCTCAAACACAATTATCACCAGAAGATAAATTATTACACGCAATTTTTGGTGAAAAATCAAGAAATGTAAAAGACAATTCATTAAGAGTACCAAATGGTGGTGAAGGAATTATCAAATCAATTAAACGTTTTAGTAGAGCTGATGGGCATGATTTGCCAGCAGATATTTTAGAAATAATTAAAGTATATGTTGTCCAAAAACGTAAAATTCAAGAGGGAGATAAAATGGCAGGAAGACACGGTAATAAAGGTGTTATTTCCAAAATTTTACCAATTGAAGATATGCCACACATGGAAGATGGAACACCTGTAGATATTATGTTGAATCCACAGGGTGTGCCTTCACGTATGAATATTGGACAAGTTTTGGAAATTCACTTAGGAATGGCTGCAAAAAAACTTGGATTAAAAATTAATACTCCTGTTTTTGAAGGAGTTAAGGAAAAAGAACTTTTGGAAATTATGGAAGAAGCTGGTATGGATAATTATGGAAAAGTAATTTTAATTGACGGAAAAACTGGTGAACCTTTTGATAAGCCAATTTCTGTTGGTGTAATGTATATGCTAAAACTTTCACACATGGTTGATGATAAATTACATACAAGAAATATTGGGCCCTATTCATTAATTACTCAGCAACCACTTGGAGGTAAAGCACAAAATGGTGGTCAAAGATTTGGTGAAATGGAAGTTTGGGCACTTGAAGCATATGGTGCTGCCTATACATTAAGAGAAATTTTAACAATTAAATCTGATGACATTAAAGGCCGTATTAAAACTTATGAATCAATTGTTAGGTCAAAACCAATTCCTAAACCAGGAATTCCTGAGTCATTTAATGTTCTTACAAAAGAAATTATGGGGTTAGGATTTGATATGCATATGATTGATGAAGAAGGAAATAAAGTTCAAATAAATGCTTATGATGATAATGATATTGATGTAGATATAGAAAATTCATTAGATGATACTGCCATTTCTTTTAATGTTTCTGATCTAGAAGACTTTTCTGAAACTGGTGAAGATGATGAAATAATATTTGATGATGAAATAGAAGAAATGGAATAA
- a CDS encoding F0F1 ATP synthase subunit A translates to MNLLADSGQTGMFDSLYSVTPQLLSILVTFIIICTFCIVYNVKIRNFKEDKQLTGFLVLTEIFISKVENMVITIMGKKHRKLTPYVMYLFMYIAISSIISLLGIESLSTSYTVTFSMGFVTFLGVYYYGLRYQKLAFFRRYLNPIELIAQFVPLISISFRLFGNILGGSIILGLLYAALINFQGNIFDGNRTTTAWEDQYHYWWAGLNIFTVISMPVLHLYFDLFDGTIQSIVFSMLTLSYWSGAKNGESEDGEEKQQRWTKKDKKS, encoded by the coding sequence ATGAATCTGCTAGCTGATAGTGGACAAACTGGAATGTTTGATAGTCTATATTCTGTCACCCCCCAGTTATTGTCAATTTTAGTTACATTTATAATTATTTGTACATTTTGTATAGTTTACAATGTAAAAATAAGAAATTTTAAAGAAGATAAACAACTAACAGGTTTTTTGGTTTTAACAGAAATTTTTATTTCAAAAGTTGAAAATATGGTAATTACAATAATGGGTAAGAAACACAGAAAGTTAACTCCCTATGTAATGTATTTATTTATGTATATTGCAATTTCATCAATTATTTCACTTTTGGGAATTGAATCCTTAAGTACGTCATATACTGTAACTTTTTCAATGGGATTTGTTACATTTTTAGGGGTTTATTATTATGGATTGAGATATCAAAAGCTTGCCTTTTTTAGAAGATATCTAAATCCAATAGAATTAATAGCACAATTTGTGCCATTAATTTCAATTTCATTTAGGCTATTTGGAAATATTCTTGGTGGAAGTATTATTTTAGGATTATTATATGCAGCCTTAATTAATTTTCAAGGAAATATTTTTGATGGAAATAGAACGACTACTGCATGAGAAGATCAATACCATTACTGGTGAGCTGGACTAAATATTTTTACAGTTATTTCTATGCCTGTATTACATTTATATTTTGATTTATTTGATGGAACTATACAATCCATTGTGTTCTCAATGTTGACATTATCATATTGATCTGGTGCAAAAAATGGTGAATCAGAAGATGGTGAAGAAAAACAACAAAGATGAACAAAAAAAGATAAAAAAAGTTAA
- the rpiB gene encoding ribose 5-phosphate isomerase B, whose protein sequence is MKIVIGNDHTAIEMKEKIVEHLKLKGFEIINVGTNNFASVDYPDFGKEVAKKVTKLNCFGIVICGSGIGISIAANKVKGARAALCYEDQTTQLARQHNNANILALGARIIAIEKAIHLVDIFLETEFEGGRHSNRVQKLNF, encoded by the coding sequence ATGAAAATTGTTATTGGAAATGATCATACAGCTATTGAAATGAAAGAAAAAATAGTTGAGCATTTAAAACTAAAAGGTTTTGAAATTATTAATGTGGGGACTAATAATTTTGCTTCAGTAGATTACCCTGATTTTGGGAAAGAAGTTGCTAAAAAAGTTACTAAATTAAATTGTTTTGGAATAGTAATTTGTGGAAGTGGTATTGGAATATCAATTGCAGCAAATAAAGTTAAAGGTGCTAGAGCAGCTTTATGTTATGAAGATCAAACAACACAATTGGCAAGACAACATAATAATGCAAATATTCTGGCTCTTGGTGCAAGAATAATTGCTATTGAAAAAGCAATTCACTTAGTAGATATTTTTTTAGAAACTGAATTTGAAGGTGGAAGACATTCAAATAGAGTACAAAAATTAAATTTTTAA
- a CDS encoding MG406 family protein has product MLVFKNKNYYIYLLLFLLVLLILSVLNSLKYINFSWTLGYLLGFFFTTLSIFCISFASKELTRNQNPFNYLFFSILRLGIYFVPFLISFYLPNFFSIFGILIGFLNLFFLPFLVKK; this is encoded by the coding sequence TTGTTAGTTTTTAAAAATAAAAATTATTATATTTATTTATTATTATTTTTGTTAGTTTTATTAATATTGTCAGTTTTAAATAGCTTAAAGTATATAAATTTCTCTTGAACTTTAGGATATTTATTAGGATTTTTTTTTACAACTCTTAGCATTTTTTGTATAAGTTTTGCTTCTAAAGAATTAACTAGAAATCAAAATCCTTTTAACTATTTGTTTTTTTCAATTTTAAGACTTGGCATATATTTTGTTCCATTCCTTATAAGTTTTTATTTACCTAATTTCTTTTCAATTTTCGGAATTTTGATAGGATTTTTGAATTTATTTTTTTTACCATTTTTAGTTAAAAAGTAA
- a CDS encoding ATP synthase subunit c family protein gives MFTEMLTNAYLTIGGNFISLLPFYSIISQLLVDEDLKKGLGFLGAGLTGVGMIGASVGQGLVGYGACIAIGRNPETAPKITSTLIITAGFCESGAIYALVIAILLIFVAS, from the coding sequence ATGTTTACTGAAATGCTAACAAATGCTTATTTAACTATAGGAGGAAATTTTATATCATTACTTCCATTCTATAGTATAATTTCACAATTACTTGTAGATGAAGATTTAAAAAAAGGTCTTGGATTTTTAGGTGCAGGTTTAACAGGAGTAGGTATGATTGGGGCTAGTGTGGGCCAAGGATTAGTTGGTTATGGTGCGTGTATTGCAATAGGAAGAAATCCTGAAACTGCACCTAAAATTACTTCTACTTTAATTATTACTGCAGGATTTTGTGAATCTGGTGCTATTTACGCACTAGTTATTGCTATTTTATTAATATTTGTAGCTTCATAG